One window of the Salvia splendens isolate huo1 chromosome 1, SspV2, whole genome shotgun sequence genome contains the following:
- the LOC121751942 gene encoding malate dehydrogenase, cytoplasmic-like encodes MEQLLSLETPVVVLGCVLLSWKIVRHIWSFLDVGKEPITVLVTGAAGQIGYALVPMIARGEMLGPDQPVIIHMLDIEAAADSLNGVKMELIDAALPLLKGVVATTDVVEACSGAEIAVMVGGFPRKEGMERKDVMSKNVSIYKAHAAALEQHAAPHCKVLVVANPANTNALILKEFAPSIPEKNITCLTRLDHNRALGQISEKLDVDVGDVKNVVIWGNHSSSQYPDATHAIVNTIAGEKSAREMIADDKWLKGEFVARVQQRGAAIIKARKMSSAMSAASAACDHMRDWLLGTPKGGWVSMGVCSDGSYGIPAGLVYSFPVTCHNGQWSIVQGLKIDEFSREKMDISAKELMEEKTLAYSCLN; translated from the exons ATGGAACAACTTTTGTCATTGGAAACTCCTGTTGTTGTTCTGGGGTGTGTGCTCTTGTCATGGAAAATTGTTAGACACATTTGGAGTTTCTTGGATGTTGGGAAAGAACCCATCACTGTCCTTGTCACTGGCGCTGCAG GTCAAATAGGTTATGCCTTGGTTCCAATGATAGCAAGAGGGGAAATGTTGGGTCCTGATCAGCCAGTGATCATCCACATGCTTGACATCGAAGCCGCAGCTGACTCTCTCAACGGCGTCAAAATGGAGCTCATTGACGCCGCCCTACCCCTTCTCAAAGGCGTGGTGGCCACGACGGACGTGGTGGAGGCGTGCAGTGGCGCGGAGATTGCGGTGATGGTAGGCGGGTTCCCTCGGAAGGAAGGTATGGAGAGGAAGGATGTGATGTCCAAGAATGTGTCTATCTACAAGGCCCACGCCGCGGCTCTTGAGCAACACGCGGCTCCTCATTGCAAA GTTCTGGTGGTGGCTAATCCGGCCAACACAAACGCGTTGATCTTGAAAGAATTTGCTCCTTCGATCCCGGAGAAGAACATCACTTGCCTAACAAGACTGGACCACAACCGAGCACTGGGGCAAATCTCGGAGAAGTTGGACGTGGACGTGGGCGACGTCAAGAATGTGGTCATATGGGGGAACCACTCCTCCTCCCAATACCCCGACGCCACCCAcgccatagtcaacaccattgCAGGGGAGAAATCGGCAAGAGAAATGATTGCTGATGACAAATG GTTGAAAGGGGAGTTCGTGGCGAGGGTGCAGCAAAGGGGCGCGGCGATTATCAAAGCGAGGAAGATGTCGAGCGCGATGTCTGCTGCGAGCGCTGCTTGTGATCATATGCGTGATTGGCTTCTTGGAACTCCTAAG GGTGGTTGGGTGTCGATGGGGGTATGTTCTGATGGATCTTATGGCATACCGGCCGGCCTTGTCTATTCTTTCCCGGTTACTTGTCACAACGGACAATGGTCTATCGTACAAG GTCTCAAAATCGATGAATTTTCGAGGGAGAAGATGGACATTAGTGCAAAAGAGTTGATGGAGGAAAAAACATTGGCTTATTCATGTCTTAATTAA
- the LOC121751964 gene encoding T-complex protein 1 subunit alpha — protein sequence MAFSANTPDISGERQSGQDVRAQNVMACQAVSNIVKSSLGPVGLDKMLVDDIGDVTITNDGATILKMLEVEHPAAKILVELAELQDREVGDGTTSVVIVAAELLKKANDLVRNKIHPTSIISGYRLSMREACKYVDEKLAVKVEKLGKDSLVNSAKTCMSSKLIGGDSDFFANLVVEAVQAVKMTNARGEVKYPIKGINILKAHGKSARDSYLLKGYALNTGRAAQGMPLRVAPARIACLDFNLQKAKMQMGVQVLVTDPRELEKIRQREADVTKERIQKLLQAGANVILTTKGIDDMALKYFVEAGAIAVRRVRKEDLRHVAKATGASAVSTFADMEGEETFDASLLGHADEVVEERIADDDVIMIKGTKTSSAVSLILRGANDYMLDEMDRALHDAICVVKRTLESNTVVAGGGAVEAALSVYLENLATTLGSREQLAIAEFAEALLIIPKVLAVNAAKDATDLVAKLRAYHHTAQTKADKKHLSSMGLDLINGTVRNNLETGVIEPAMSKVKIIQFATEAAITILRIDDMIRLVKDESQNDD from the exons ATGGCGTTTTCTGCAAATACACCTGATATTTCCGGCGAGCGGCAATCTGGGCAAGACGTTCGCGCTCAAAACG TGATGGCATGCCAGGCCGTGTCGAACATCGTCAAGTCTTCGCTTGGTCCTGTCGGCCTTGATAAG ATGCTCGTGGATGATATTGGTGATGTGACCATCACTAATGATGGTGCGACAATACTGAAGATGCTGGAAGTGGAGCACCCAGCTGCCAAG ATCCTTGTTGAGTTGGCTGAACTACAAGATCGAGAAGTTGGAGATGGGACAACTTCTGTGGTCATTGTAGCTGCAGAATTGCTTAAG AAAGCTAACGACTTAGTTAGAAATAAGATACATCCAACATCAATAATCAGTGGATACAGA CTTTCAATGAGGGAAGCATGTAAATATGTTGATGAGAAGCTGGCTGTAAAG GTAGAAAAGCTTGGGAAAGATTCTCTTGTAAACTCTGCGAAGACATGCATGTCCTCAAAATTGATAGGTGGTGATAGCGATTTCTTTGCAAATCTG GTTGTGGAAGCTGTACAAGCAGTAAAGATGACCAATGCCAGAGGTGAAGTTAAATATCCAATCAAG GGAATCAATATTCTTAAAGCCCATGGTAAAAGTGCCCGAGATAGCTACTTACTTAAGGGGTATGCTCTCAACACGGGACGTGCTGCGCAGGGCATGCCATTGAGGGTTGCTCCAGCCAGAATTGCTTGTCTTGATTTTAATCTTCAGAAGGCAAAGATGCAAATGGGTGTCCAAGTTTTGGTCACTGACCCCAGAGAGTTGGAGAAGATTCGTCAAAg AGAAGCGGACGTGACAAAAGAACGTATTCAGAAGCTTCTTCAGGCAGGAGCCAATGTAATTTTAACTACAAAAGGAATCGATGACATGGCACTCAAG TATTTTGTGGAGGCTGGTGCAATAGCAGTGAGACGTGTTCGCAAGGAAGATCTGCGTCACGTTGCCAAGGCAACTGGTGCTTCTGCG GTTTCAACTTTTGCCGATATGGAAGGGGAAGAAACATTTGATGCATCACTTCTGGGACATGCTGATGAAGTAGTGGAGGAACGAATTGCTGATGATGATGTGATTATGATAAAAGGAACCAAAACCTCAAGTGCG GTTTCATTAATACTTAGAGGTGCCAACGATTACATGCTTGATGAAATGGACAGGGCTTTGCATGATGCCATATGCGTTGTCAAAAGGACTCTTGAATCTAATACT GTTGTTGCTGGTGGAGGTGCAGTTGAGGCTGCCCTATCTGTATATTTGGAGAATTTAGCTACAACTCTGGGGTCACGGGAGCAGTTGGCTATAGCTGAGTTTGCTGAAGCTTTATTGATCATTCCTAAG GTACTTGCTGTCAATGCTGCTAAGGACGCTACTGATTTGGTTGCTAAACTACGAGCTTACCACCACACTGCACAGACCAAAGCAGATAAAAAGCATTTGTCAAG TATGGGTCTGGATCTGATAAATGGTACCGTTCGGAACAACTTGGAAACTGGTGTTATTGAGCCTGCAATGAGCAAAGTGAAAATAATCCAG TTTGCTACTGAAGCTGCTATTACTATTCTCCGGATTGATGACATGATCAGGCTTGTTAAAGACGAGAGCCAGAATGACGATTAG
- the LOC121751949 gene encoding non-structural maintenance of chromosomes element 3 homolog, with protein sequence MSYPPEIASQFDIPDLEKDKLVGEVIRYILFKTEQNSGCPIRREELTQLITAKGYKQRNFPSFVIDEAKSKLSSIFGYEMRELQRSRPSAAANTGRASQSQQSVGDAKSYIIISKLPSDVYGKFVEDKSSVHLSGLTFVVIGIIHLAGGKITEENLWHHLKRLGLHENEENHPKFSNTKQALEALVQQRYLQKEKVNGPEGNIVHYELAERALDAPIYDKIKEYVAQMVQKDATPLEYD encoded by the exons ATGTCTTACCCTCCAGAAATCGCCTCTCAGTTTGACATACCTGACCTT GAAAAGGATAAATTGGTAGGGGAAGTGATCCGCTACATCCTCTTCAAAACCGAGCAAAATTCAGGCTGTCCAATTAGAAGGGAGGAACTGACTCAGTTGATTACGGCTAAAGGGTATAAGCAGAGAAATTTTCCTTCTTTTGTAATCGACGAGGCCAAATCCAAACTCTCTTCAATCTTCGGCTATGAAATGAGAGAACTTCAGCGCTCTCGGCCTTCGGCAGCAGCCAACACAGGCCGTGCTTCGCAATCACAACAGT CTGTTGGTGATGCAAAATCGTATATAATCATAAGTAAGCTGCCTTCTGATGTCTATGGAAAATTTGTAGAGGATAAGAGTTCAGTACATCTGTCAGGCTTAACTTTTGTCGTAATTGGGATAATTCATTTAGCAGGAGGCAAAATCACGGAAG AAAATCTTTGGCATCATCTAAAGCGCTTGGGATTGCATGAAAATGAGGAAAACCATCCGAAATTTTCAAATACCAAACAGGCGTTAGAAGCACTTGTCCAGCAAAG ATATttgcagaaagaaaaagttaatggTCCTGAAGGCAACATTGTGCATTATGAGCTTGCTGAGAGAGCTCTAGATGCGCCTATTTACGACAAGATCAAAGAATATGTAGCTCAG ATGGTGCAGAAAGATGCAACGCCATTGGAATATGATTAG